GAGCTGTTAAATCTGTGTGCCACAAATGAATTCCCCCccatttttctctcactgctgcCTAACAATTCTAGTTGCAGTTCTGCCactaaaaatgtcttttgtggAAAACCCCTTTGTTACTGTGGATTGGTTACCTTTTAAATAATCCAAATGTAGTCAGAGATCGGAGTagggagctgttttttttttcttttgtggtaGGCCAGCATATCCTGTAGAAACAAACCTGGGAAAAGGCACGAGGTTATGTCAGTGACGTGATTGAATGATTAATAAACATTGTGCTGGTGGCTTGTTGTATAACCTAcattcttctctctttctcaccttgtttctctccctcatcGGCTTCTAGTGTTTCATTGGCAGGCGACCATAATGGGTCCGGTAAGTATTACATCATCGCTTTAGGCTTTCAGGCTTCTCATAAAGGCTCATGGTGTGCATTAGGATCTGTCTGTCAGTAGCTACAGGGACTTCATGAGTTCTTCCAGCAATCACTTCCTAACCTGCATATCTGTTGTACATGATTTGCCACACAAACTAAGCTTTCATTTCTGCAGGCCACAGAGGCTGCAGATGCCCACATTAAGCAGTGGTTTTCATTGCTTTGCCAGCCAAGTAAATGTTAACAACAGAATGATCTTTTTGGTTAAGTGTTTAAGTGGGTGGAGATGTAAAATATTCAGTGGTAACTGAACTTTCTGCGTGCACCCAAGATCAATAGCAGGCAAAACGTTGCAAGTGCAATTAACCACTAACATATTATCATTCCAGTATGTAGGGGTTGCTTCTTTTTGttggatgtgcacacacaacctTTCTGTACAGCTGACAAAGTAACTTGCCACTTGGCTAATAATCTCCCACCTTTATATTTGCAGTGTGGAAAACATGAGAGGAATCATATGTTGGTTATGGCTATTAATCATATTTACTCAGTCTGCTATGTAACCTCTCTTGGCAGGTTCCATTTGTTAACTATTTATCTACTGTGGGTGTTAACATTCAGAGGGAAAACATActtggaaatatttttgcaGTATCTGTCAACTCTCTAGTGTCATGAAAGTTAGGTTGAAAAGCTTTTagttgttatttatttctttatttatgtaaacaGTATATGATATACTTCCTGAAAGTCATTATTTCATCAGAATAGGATTGATCTGTTCTTGAAtttcagtagtagtagtagtggaaaaaaatcctgaatttGTATGAATGCAAAGTTTGGTGTTAGTAAGACAAGCAAGCTTGATCCATTATGGCTTCAGAGCAGATACAAGTGtagtaattttgtttttccatgcaaGCCTCCAGTTTGTAGAAAAAATGCTAAAAGACTTTTGCACATGTTGGGATATTGATCGATGCTGTAAGTCTGCATGTGACTGATAACTGTCGTCTTGCTTTGTCTGTACAAAGTgttttcatcctgttttgttGAAGAGAAAACCTTTCACACCCGTTGCTGTTAGTCTGACCCTTGGACTTCCTGCTGCTGGTTGCTTTTAACATTGAACATGATGGAGTTCAGCTTCGTTTTCCTTTTGTGCCAGCTAAAGGCTTCAGAGGACAAAATGTTTGATGTCTCTTGATTGCAGGGTGACAGTCCTTACCAAGGAGGAGTTTTCTTTCTCACAATCCACTTCCCCACCGACTACCCCTTCAAGCCACCAAAGGCAAGCAACTCAgagctttgttttgttgcactGTACAACTAATAATTCTCTTTTTATAGTTAGGAGATCCTCAGGTCCTGAAAAAGTCTTCATATCTGAACTCAAGGCCTGAAATCTATTGAATATACTTAGAGAGAGCATTTTAGTCTGAAATCAATCATTTGCTTTTATAGATACTGAAATGTTTAGTGAGAAATTAGCCACAGTCATGCAggtatatatgtatgcatgtttacATTTGATTAATATATTTGCTAGACCAGTGCTATATATCATTCAAACTagtattaaaatgtttataaGAAGTGTTAAATTTAACTTGATGAAATTTGACTCTGCAAGCAGATTGTACAAGCTGGCCTTAATGGGCATTCCATAATGCTTTTATAAACAAAAAGGAagtgattgatttaaaatattgCAGTTCACATTGCAGTTAGTGTTTACAACAAGAATTATCACCGAAGCACACCATGTAGTGTTTCCTCTGAGTTCACTCAGCCAGAGCAGGCCAGCACAGTAACAGCGTTACCACCACTGACGAAGAAAatgtgagagggaaaaaaaaaatagcataattTACTGCCAAAACTGAAGTAGGAACAAGAACAATATTTAAAACTAGCATTCTCATCACAATAACGTGTTCAAATAAAACCATTTTCTGTGCCATAATCTACACTGGAACCAGAACTGACAGAGACATGCAGTAAAAACCAGCATGGTGTGGTGCTACGATGGAGATGACTACAGGTGAAACACTGGAAACAGCacttgcaaataaaatgtgattgtttgattttcttttcacagGTAGCGTTTACAACAAAGATCTATCACCCAAATATAAACAGCAATGGGAGTATCTGTTTGGACATTCTACGGTCACAGTGGTCTCCAGCACTAACAGTATCTAAAGGTAAGTACAGCCGCTGCCTTACCAGTGACCACTGCCACCACAGCAGTATCTAAAGGTAGCCACCACATTAATGAGAGCATCTAAAGAGAACAGGCTTTACAGCATTTAAAAGTAACTGTTTAGGCCTTAAAGTCAAAGTGTTTTTGGGTTGGGCTCGGTCATGTcggtgttattttcatgaaactctagtgtaaaataaatataaaattatggacctactgtctgttctgtaacctagtgatggaggacatGCAAAATCTTGGGCttgggtcgggttcagacacaagAAGCAGAGTGCCTGTTGGGATTGGGTCGGGCTCGGTTACTATGCTGTCAGGCTCAGTGCCGCTTCAGTAGTGTGTTAACCTTTTGAAGCTTCTTGTTTCTtgagatttcttgtgtttaaatgcttgtgaaaggtgtgCCTCAGGcaaccttttgaaacctgagcaaactggcctgatttctttcaaaaacatgcgGAAAAAGGGTAATGAGCAACTAAGAtagaaatgagaaagagagagacagagtgagagagagagagagagagaatatgacctgaaaattaaaaaaaaaaagaaaagaaaaactatatttattataattatacatttaaaattatgttacagaaaaaaaaactggccaatttccaggtcattttcttgtaactttttgcTCATtattgggtcatttcttgtgaAGTTGCTCAATGCCTGTCTTCCATGTTTTTacaagaaatcaaatgaaactgaGTGGATCAGGTTTCAGCCGGTTAGAGGTTGCTGTCCACATAATGTACCTACAGTCTAGCACTATGCAAATCATCATCTGTAGGTGATTATTAATGCAATGCTTTTTCAAAACCTCctctttcagttttattgtcCATATGTTCGTTGCTTTGTGACCCCAACCCAGACGACCCGTTAGTTCCCGACATAGCGCACATCTACAAGAACGACAAAGACAAGTGAGTACTGTGACAGGCTGGTTGTAGTGATGTGTTACAGCGTCAGCCCCAGCCTCAGATATCAGCTCCATGTAAACATGAAACGCTTCTGTTTGGTTTCAGTCACATCTTTGTTCTGTGCGGCTGTTAGTGGATGCAAtgactttttctgtcttttttcctcctcagatACAACAAACTAGCAAAAGAATGGACCCAAAAGTATGCCATGTAGACAAAAATACTAAAgcaaaaagaagacaaaaacatgcagagaatttttctttttcctttgtttgtttgttttttgtttgttttttttaagtcacaACACACTGTAAGTTATAGTAAGGAATCATGAAGTAATCTTAGGTAACATTCATCATACTGtactgtcatcatcattattaataatCTGAGACCATGACTTGGAGATTATTTGTTCTTGAAAGGAGGTCGGAGGTTTTACTTTGCACAGATGCTAAAGGTTGCGTATTAAAAGATTAAGGGATATCTTGACATTTTGAAGTTTAGCGTGTTAGGTTTTTtcgtcaagattttttttttttttttttactaagaaCATGTTTATCACCAGTAGCTTTACAGCATTCAACTATACCCCGCtaaatgctgaaataaattTCCCGCAGCCTGAAATGTGTAGGAAAGAGCAAGaaacttcaaaatgtcaaaatatctcCTTCGATATTACAACTCGTCACCTTCATTTACCAGTTGGTgattgagggttttttttgttgttgttgtttttgttattttttttttcttttgcgtCTTGTAGCAGATGAAGTTGAATGAAATAATGTACTGTTACTGTTGCATTTACCCTGAAAATGGGAACAGTTATGAATCAAATCATGTATTagtgttttatttctttcattcatCCTTTTaggtttgttattattattttcatttggatatttttattttaatgtatagtattaaacaaaaaaaaaaaacttctctggacctattttattgttttattcttgacattacaaaaaaaaatcatccaagaACCATGTAAAGCTGTCATTAAAAACTATTTATGTACCTGTTTTCCCTGAGAATAGCTGTGATGTTGGGTTTTGGTTGGATTTACACAGGCACAGGACGTCGGATTTGAAAGCTGAGGGGACCCATATCTGAGGGTTGAATATGTTATTCTGTGTTTGATCTGTAGTCAGACTTTCTGTCTAGCTTATCTAATGTTTACTGCAGATCAAATTGTTTTTCAGAGCAGACCTGCACTGCAaaggtggcaaaaaaaaaaaaaaaatcccattttctGTTCCTGTGTAAACACAGTCTCTCAGTTGTGTCTTTGAGGCCTGTTTGGCACCTTTTGTACTGAATTAAAGAATGGTACAGTTTTTATCATTACTTTATGGTCTGAGTCTGTGTCTGTCACTGCTTAATGTTGATGTGATGTGTGGGATCTCGTTCTGCTTGTTTCCATGTGCTTACGTGCTCTAACTGCATGTTCATCAGCTCGTTTtgattttcaattcagtttttatCTTCGTTTAATCAGGGGTGTAGATTACAATTTTAGCTTGCAGAAAATGTTACAGGAAatccaaacataaaaacaagctCAGATTTTCAGGAAAGCTAGAGCACTGTAGGAAATATTCATGAAAGTGTTTGCCGACTTGCAGAAAGCATTACTGATTCAAGTGTAGGTGATCACGTTTGGTCAGCACTGCATTTCCgtctgtttttatgttgcagTGCTCTGCTGCATATCACAGTTCCCATCCCAATGTAGCTTTTGCAAATCTTTTTCAGCCAGATTGTAAAACCATACAGTGGAGCTGGAATGCCATTTACTGTTAGGGAATTTGATAGCCATAAACATTccaaagaccccatgaaatggactcttactttcttaatttgatgtatttcctgctgaaatgGTGCAGGATCATTGGTGTGTGAAAACCTGTGGACAAATTGAAGAGCAATGAcattagtgatttttttttatttcgatcattttcaacttgcagaaatcaaatacacatataaatagacaatatcctatacacatatttttaaacaataaataatatttcatttcctttcagtactggaaaaccaaaacaaatatatgatacaaatatacactgaccgaaaaggtaCAGGCCAAAGTCTTAACTTATTTTGCCTACTTACATTACTAAGCCTTTGTCAGCTCacttaataataaaataaagtaaatgaaagaccaaaacaaaatatgtgtatattatACATACAGGCACTTCATAAATCCACTAGTGTTCATAATTCTGTTTAatatttactaataatattatttttaaatagctttttaaatctattaaGCGTATTACataatttcatttctatttctaaattATTCCATAAATTTACACCTTTGACTGTTATacatctttgttttacatttgttcttgcctttttttttttttttttttttttttttttttttttttttaacatacaaaTCCCTCTCAGTTGATATTTATTCGCTCTGATCTGGAGCATCTTCTGGATACTTTCTGGAAGCATGTTATTATTTACTGTATACATGATTTGTGCAATTTTAAAGTCAACCAAGTCAACAAATTTTAGGGCCTGTGAATTTATGAATAACATGTTTGTATGTTCCTGATAATCCCGATAATGACATTATGTTGTACGGcaccttttctctgtctcactggTTGGGCCTCccaggggcgctgccaggaattttgggccccatgaaaaaaaaaatctatttactcgatgatggtttaataattttatattagtttttacctatttttggggcccctgtcaatcaagggcccttggaattgtcctaacttttcccccatatacggcgcccctggggCCTCCTCTCTGCACAGGCTTTGATAATCTGATATTTTGCATCATTAGATTGGAACATGAAACAGacatcagcacatacatacCACATTGTAGATTCAGGCCTGTGGAGAGACGTAATATCgcaccattcacacacaaagcaaTTGAAAGTGCTTTACCGATGTATGGAAATacattaaattttatttgtatttatttagtgtttttatttacattgtaaataaaaacactgagaaaacataacaaaatcaaaaaattaCTTTATGATCACAAGGTAGTAGCGTATGTGTTTTATTGGAAAGCTGCAGcaacacaatattgtttttaagCCAGCCGAGGCCTTCTTAGACTGCTGTCTGCGCGGAACCAAGCGGACACGGAAGTCGGTCGAAGTGAGAGCTCTCGCTTCGCATAGCTCTCTGCTCCTGACCTTCTCCCATAATGCAGCGGGGGGAGACTGAAGGCGCCTTCTGCGGCTCATGCATGATCgtaaagagaaaggagaaagaagaggccTGGACTGGAGGAAAACCAGCTCATGCAGAACCGTATCAACCGGCTGATCCTCCGGGGAAACGCGGCTGACGCTCGTCGCTCTGCAGCTCGGTGTTCAGGGCAGACCTTGCAGACATGGCTCCTTTCAGCGTGATGACGGCGGGTGTTAGCCTGCTGGCTAAGTCCTTCAGTGTCTTCTGCAGCAGCACTACCACTTTGGCAAGGTAACACCAGCTAACCTTTACTTACTTTATCACACTCAGTTGTCACAGGAGCCTGTATTTTTGTCATTCCGCACGTAGCAGCTCACATTTCTATCAGTGGAAGCGAGCTAATCTTGTGTCATGTATTTAGGGTGAGTGAAATAGATGTGTGAACTATGACCTCCACTGTTAATAATAGACACCATGAGTCCCAGTTTCAGACAAACTTGAATGTGTCGTGCtgccttttcctcttcctttgtgTGATATTTACACTAAGGACAGTTGACTTTAAGAAGAAATGTTCACTGGAATGTGCTGTTATGAAATAGGACACATTAGGTTTATCTGGGTTTTACTCCACTttagttaaattaaattaattttcaacatttatggGCTAACCATACCGCAGTAGCCACCCCCATAGCATGCCAAATGTAAGCCCGGATCCTCTGACTTTGTTATGGGAACATGGCTGCCACCAGCTCCTGGCAAGTTCAGTGAACACATATGGAGAGCGTTTGTGCCTGGCGCGTTGTGTGCGTCAGGTGGGGCTTACCATGGCAAAAAGTGGACAGATACATTCACTAAGCGGATTCATTACGTTGTAATGCACGTATGGAGAGAGATTGGAATAGCAATTAAGTTTCTCtgttttagtccagtcattttatgagaaaaaaaaaaaaaaaacctaggacaaattgcaagagaagcaaactcaactgattttgtatcctcagtttgtcctgagtgaggggaaaaaagtggaaagttttgaaaatcacccatatatgaccatataataccaaaaaacgccctttttaacacacaagtGAAGGGttaaacattttactttcagatatcactataaaaattgcactaattggaataaatgccagaacagatatttaaacagtgaattaaaaggtttctctctctctctctctctctctctctctctctctctcaatatatatatatatatatatatatatatatatatatatatatatatatatatatatataaaccttgaattaaaaggttacaatataacagtgaattaaaaggttactatatatatagtaaccttttctgttctggcatttattccttatattccttattagtgcatatcaaatcagataatgtgtgatatggatgtgtaaacagaataattcaaagaacttgtaattgactttttttctttctttgtgtgtgtaatcaacttgtgaatttttatagtgatatctgaaagtaaaatctttaacccctttcacctgtgttttaaaaagggtggttttttttggtattatatataggtgattttcaaaactttccaccaatgggattccttgggactttttccccctcactcaggacaaactgaggatacaaaatcagttgagtttgcttctcttgcaatttgtcctaggttgacaacaattttggcctaaaattactggattGTATATGCATGGGTCTTtgatgagagatggagagagagagcagcacaccaaactccattgGAAAAATGTAGCAGTTTAATATTGTGTGTTTACTGGTAAATCTGCACATGCCTGCTAGAGTATGGCTTATGATCATTTACACTTCAGCATTTTTCTGGTAAATTCAGCATATAGCATATTCAGCttacagtttattttattacaatGGTGGAACAACATTGTTGGAACAAATGGTGTGCCAATTCTTACAGTAAGTGTTGCTTGGTGCATTGCATGTATGCCAAAGTGAAGAGTTTGTACTCTCAAATGATTTCAAGGCAAATCTGtaatgttttggtgtgtgtgtgtgtgtgtgtgtgtgtgtgtgtgtgtgtgtgtgtgtgctaggtGTACAAGTGTGCTCCCCGCTCCATTCCTCAGCACAGTGAGGTGTTTGACCTCCCAGGCCAGTGGCCCCCCAAAGCGGCCCCTGAACGGGTACATGAGGTACCTTCAGCAGCAGAAGCCCATCGTGACCAGACAGCACCCAGGTAAACAGCTGATGCCTCAtatattgttgtgttgttttaatttgctgCACTGTAAATCAGTAATGAGAACATCCGGGTCATTTCCtaagcattttgttttctttttttcaattagAGCTGTGCAAAAATTCATTTCAGTATCATGATGTTATGTTTTCCAatgctttgtcatttttattggtCCCTTGGACTGATATGTACTATTTTATGCACTCCATTTTCATATGATGTTATTTAGGGCTGCAGTTaatgaatattttcattgtggAGTAATTTTGAATGTGAAACAGTTGATCATTTGTACagggagcattttttttatcaaatgaaATTGGGATGTTTTGCAAGTTcgagcagtattttttttttttttgttcctacACACCTGCAGTAAGGTGACTCAGGTGTGCAGAAGTTGTGTTTGTAATGAtatgaaactgagaaaagcaaGTGATCCAACTGTCAAGCTATAGTCAGCAAATATTTGCTATATTTACTTGATACATGGAATTATATTCCGttaattttctgtcagttgATTAATCGATTTGTTTAATGTTAAAGGCCCCATGAAATGAACCCAGGGTGTGATCAGGGCTCAGCCTTAACACACGATACGCgctcttatctggtgagccaccggggcgccctgTAGTTTGTATTTTTGAATGATTCTTCCCTGCACTTTGTCCCACCCAACATCCTGtttaacaggaaatacatcaaatcaagaaagtaagagtccatttcagtCCATTTTATTAAATTGTATGGgacttttaaatgaaaaaaattccaATCAGTTTGACCCTCAGGTTATCACAATAGGttgtacattttattatttttgcccAGGTGTTATGCAGCACATGGTCTGTACAGTATTGTGATGCATTAGATCATCTTGTTTTTTACCTGCAGAAATCAAATCGGTGGAAATCGTCAAGAAGATTGCCCAACAGTGGAGAACTATGACCCCGGAACAGAAACGGGTATTGGCTAAACTTACAGTTTATATGCCTTTTGATGGAcacttttttccaaaatacTGTATAAATTCTTAATATTGGATAACTTCAGCTGCAATCTAACAGCCCACCGCTGGCTGTGCTGTTGATGTGAAACACCTGCTGTTATTcctcttttttaatttgtatatgGGAACTATAAAATTTGGGTTTGTTGACTTATTCTGCTATTGTACTTAATACAAATCGCTCTCCATACAAATGTCTAAATACTTAATATTTAGTTGTAACAAAATAGCAGCGCTGTTGGGAAAGAAATGTTAGTAGTTCCATGCAAACTCAAACAGATGACCTCATGCAGTATTTCTATTATTgctatcattattttatttattccacaTAGAATCACTGAAGTTACCTGTCCTTATGTTCACTAATGTTGGAGTAACTCCAAATTTAGTTTGCACCTTTTTACTTATGTGTCCCCTTATTGGTCACATGTAGAATAAAATGGTTCTCAGTTTGCCAagtatttttctttcctgtggGAGCTCAAGCTAAGCTTGCTTTTAGTCGTCTGAAATTAACTGTACAGCATGTAACATGATTTGTTTCTCCTACTACATACTTATCAGTATTGTTTCAGTCTCATGCTAAGGCTTTTTAATCATTAAGGAACTGGTTCCAATCTGTTTCGCAAACCTGATCCTAAACTTTAAGCATTTTGATCAAAAATGAATTGGTTTGGAACATGAAAAGGTGGTtcccagctggaaccaaaatgtagacagacagaaaaagatgacTAGTTGTTCTGTATGTTCAAACAAAGATCAACAAAGATCAAGAATGTGTTGGGTGTTCTTGGAAACAGGAAAACCGAGTACTTGCGAGGGCAATCCAGGCACTCCAAAGACCTGACGAAGGTTTAAAGCCCTCACAAAGACctacagtggtggaaacatgtttgcttttttaatgatttagtgACTACAAGAAATGCTTATTAATATTTACTTCCCTTTTGTCACATTTCCTGATGGTTGGAGTGCCTGGATCACCATcttaagtaaattaaaaactcTACGcataaatattaatgtgtgtAATAACAGAACAAAAAGCTTGCAAGTAAACAATTCCATCTGCCACCTCGTTTACTAGTGTCCTCCTCCGTCTTGTTAATAGCTACTGATCTACTTCCTGTGAAGTTCTGCTGGTGACACAGTGGTTTCACTCCAAACTGATGCAAACGCAGGCCGGTTCACTTGTTAGCaccttggttccaagaatccTGAACAGATCGGGTTCAAGAGGCAGAACTGTTTTGGTCTAAAAGTGCATGTGACCAGAGGGGTGGCTGGGCTTCTAGAGACTCAACTGgagctctctcttcctctgtagCCGTTCGAGGAGGAGTCTGTCCGGGCCAGGGAGAAGTTCAAAGTGGAATTGGAGCGATACCAGGCCCAGCTGACCCCGGCACAGATCCAACAACAAGCCTtggagaagaggcagaggaTGGCCAAGAGGAAGGCAATCCGTAAGAAGAGGgtaagagaaagggagagcagCAGATAGAGGAGACGTTAAGGCTTGGGCTGATTGGGTTACTTTTGGGAAGGGCCATGGTATACTTGCTCCAGAGACAAAGCTTGGCAGATTTGTTCAAGTAAAAGgacacagtggtggaaaatACAGCACCGCCATAGTGGATTTTGACTGCCCTAACtagtctgattggctgattggttGTGCCTCCATTTCCTTGCCCTTTGTTTCCATCTCCATGTGAACATCTCATGGCCAGTTCTGCAATGTGAATCATTATTAGAGGATTTCTGTACTTTTAAAAGAGAT
This genomic interval from Myripristis murdjan chromosome 19, fMyrMur1.1, whole genome shotgun sequence contains the following:
- the ube2d1b gene encoding ubiquitin-conjugating enzyme E2 D1b isoform X2, whose amino-acid sequence is MGPGDSPYQGGVFFLTIHFPTDYPFKPPKVAFTTKIYHPNINSNGSICLDILRSQWSPALTVSKVLLSICSLLCDPNPDDPLVPDIAHIYKNDKDKYNKLAKEWTQKYAM
- the ube2d1b gene encoding ubiquitin-conjugating enzyme E2 D1b isoform X1 → MALKRIQKELQDLQRDPPAQCSAGPVGDDLFHWQATIMGPGDSPYQGGVFFLTIHFPTDYPFKPPKVAFTTKIYHPNINSNGSICLDILRSQWSPALTVSKVLLSICSLLCDPNPDDPLVPDIAHIYKNDKDKYNKLAKEWTQKYAM
- the tfam gene encoding transcription factor A, mitochondrial, whose translation is MAPFSVMTAGVSLLAKSFSVFCSSTTTLARCTSVLPAPFLSTVRCLTSQASGPPKRPLNGYMRYLQQQKPIVTRQHPEIKSVEIVKKIAQQWRTMTPEQKRPFEEESVRAREKFKVELERYQAQLTPAQIQQQALEKRQRMAKRKAIRKKRELNSLGKPKRPRSPFNIFMSEHFEEARGATMPAKMKSLMDDWRNLFSHQRQVYTQLAEDDKIRYKNEMKSWEDHMVEIGRDDVIREQTLSAKKSRAAKKKTTAKKATKKPKAKAEKKATAKGTSKTAGGKTKTSSTKTTRSTKKA